One part of the Neodiprion virginianus isolate iyNeoVirg1 chromosome 3, iyNeoVirg1.1, whole genome shotgun sequence genome encodes these proteins:
- the LOC124301680 gene encoding uncharacterized protein LOC124301680 isoform X1, with amino-acid sequence MAPKGKSGKHYTAVDKKIFLEILKKYKNIVEQKKSDGGSLREKESAWNEIADKFNGVLQISETRTVPQLKNLWSNMKQSQRDALTQETQARMATGGGPEIPEAQVDPDIAAIVPHLMTLAPTEFSSNIIPGEQAIAMGSVLENDDDSLFEFQDVEYLLDASIDRPPTEPIPSCSSGIPVPTCKKMRAAAKRSRSESSSHFSASKSIAQKAMEEAVTQRLDGLSAEDRELFQMKKDREQRISKLMQDNQNDIHLLKVQHLLRIQELEIRKATAEAELAEFKLARERDNL; translated from the exons ATGGCTCCGAAAGGCAAAAGCGGCAAGCATTACACTGcggttgataaaaaaatatttttagaaattttgaaaaaatataaaaatattgttgagCAAAAAAAGAGTGACGGAGGATCTCTCCGTGAGAAAGAGTCAGCATGGAATGAAATTGCTGACAAATTCAATGGTGTACTACAAATCAGTGAGACG AGAACAGTGCCACAACTTAAAAATCTGTGGTCTAACATGAAACAGAGCCAGCGGGATGCTTTGACCCAGGAAACGCAAGCACGTATGGCTACTGGGGGTGGTCCGGAGATTCCAGAGGCACAGGTAGACCCTGACATTGCAGCAATTGTGCCGCATTTAATGACTCTTGCCCCGACCGAGTTCAGTTCCAATATTATTCCGGGGGAGCAAGCAATAGCCATGG GTAGCGTTCTGGAGAATGACGATGATTcactttttgaatttcaagatGTCGAATACTTGTTAGATGCGTCAATTGATAGACCACCGACAGAGCCTATTCCAAGCTGTTCATCAG GAATCCCGGTGCCGACTTGCAAAAAAATGCGTGCGGCGGCAAAGCGAAGTCGGTCAGAATCATCGAGCCATTTTTCAGCGTCAAAATCTATAGCTCAGAAGGCGATGGAGGAAGCTGTGACTCAGAGACTAGACGGTCTCTCAGCTGAGGACAGAGAGCTCTTTCAGATGAAGAAAGACCGTGagcaaagaatttcaaaattaatgcAAGATAACCAAAACGACATTCATCTGCTGAAAGTTCAACACCTTTTACGAATTCAAGAACTTGAAATTAGGAAAGCCACAGCAGAAGCAGAGTTGGCTGAATTCAAACTTGCACGTGAAAGGGACAACCTTTGA